Proteins co-encoded in one Streptomyces sp. NBC_01283 genomic window:
- a CDS encoding isocitrate lyase/phosphoenolpyruvate mutase family protein, with the protein MTYAQRAEQFRALHRTGEPLLLPNAWDHASAAALVHGGFPAIGTTSLGVAAAAGKADATGDTREETLRLAHGLARLPALVTVDIEGGFSDRPGEVAALAAELAGAGVVGVNIEDGRPDGTLTDTALQCELIRAVKERAPDLFVNARTDTYWLRAGGAGETERRAADYQLAGADGLFVPGLQDEKVIAGLVEGALGIPLNILYAPGALTYPRLAELGVRRVSSGSLLFRAALHGAVEAARSIAAGGAVPKDLPSYADAQALSAAYGEAE; encoded by the coding sequence ATGACGTACGCACAGCGAGCCGAGCAGTTCCGCGCCCTGCACCGCACCGGCGAGCCCCTCCTGCTGCCCAACGCCTGGGACCACGCCTCCGCCGCCGCGCTCGTCCACGGCGGCTTCCCGGCGATCGGCACCACCAGCCTGGGTGTGGCCGCGGCTGCCGGCAAGGCGGACGCCACGGGCGACACCCGGGAGGAGACCCTGCGCCTCGCCCACGGCCTGGCCCGGCTGCCCGCGCTGGTCACCGTGGACATCGAGGGCGGCTTCAGCGACCGGCCGGGCGAGGTGGCGGCGCTCGCGGCGGAACTCGCCGGGGCGGGCGTCGTGGGCGTCAACATCGAGGACGGCCGCCCGGACGGGACGCTGACCGACACGGCTCTGCAGTGCGAGCTGATCCGCGCCGTCAAGGAGAGGGCCCCCGACCTGTTCGTCAACGCGCGCACGGACACGTACTGGCTGCGCGCCGGGGGAGCGGGCGAGACCGAGCGCCGGGCGGCGGACTACCAACTGGCGGGCGCCGACGGCCTGTTCGTGCCCGGACTCCAGGACGAGAAGGTCATCGCGGGACTGGTCGAAGGGGCGCTCGGCATCCCGCTGAACATCCTCTACGCGCCCGGTGCGCTGACCTACCCGCGCCTGGCGGAGCTCGGCGTGCGTCGGGTGAGCAGTGGATCGCTGCTCTTCCGTGCCGCGCTGCACGGAGCTGTCGAGGCGGCGCGCTCGATCGCCGCGGGCGGCGCCGTGCCGAAGGACCTGCCCTCGTACGCGGACGCCCAGGCACTCTCGGCGGCCTACGGAGAGGCGGAGTAG
- a CDS encoding MMPL family transporter — MFSGLGRFVVRRPWWIILAWVVAAGAVISLAPSLTSSSDEASFLPDHYESIRAADVQESEFPTQQNVGAIIVFQRSDGGKLTAADSADVTRISKDLQAKKIPEVQAVVPGAVSPNKLVRTSVVAMPKITDPEDTAQQDAVKDLRSGLKPELKGTDLSAGITGSAAQALDESDASARAGLLVGVGTIVIIVVLLLVIFRSPIIALLPVVLIGLISPMATGLIASANKAFDMKADSSIQELLTVVLFGVGTDYILFLLFRYREALRAGEDPKGGMVHAVERVGEAITSAAGAVIVAFAALTLSSLGMLRSMGPALAIAVFVTLLAGLTLVPAVVSLLGTKVFWPSKSWQREPQGTGFARLGASIARKPAIWALVSALFMGALTLGALGYKANFDLAGSSLPKDKESMVALDNLQKGFPAGTTDPTSVYLTSTDDAPVPAARAAAFRGKLDGVEGVGEVSAPRLSPDRTTASYSVVLSDPPASDKALATVKDRLRPLAHEDAPSGTEALVGGTTAVYVDINKAVDRDYSVVFPVAALAIMVILGLLLRSLVAPWYLMLSVALGFGATLGATSLLFQQIGSQPGLMFMLPVIMYLFVVALGTDYNILMVSRLREEAREGRTPHDAAGTAVRHSGPTIGSAGVILAGTFATLMLAGNSTLSQMGFSLSFGILVAAFVMAMIFTPALTAVIGHAAWWPGHGDRQRDGGGGDERPDGGAELDADGVRR; from the coding sequence GGAATCGGAATTCCCCACACAGCAGAACGTCGGCGCGATCATCGTCTTCCAGCGCTCCGACGGCGGGAAGCTGACGGCGGCCGACTCCGCGGACGTCACCCGTATCTCCAAGGATCTGCAGGCCAAGAAGATCCCCGAGGTGCAGGCGGTCGTGCCCGGCGCGGTCTCGCCGAACAAGCTCGTGCGGACGTCGGTCGTCGCGATGCCGAAGATCACCGACCCCGAGGACACCGCACAGCAGGACGCGGTCAAGGATCTGCGCTCCGGCCTCAAGCCCGAGCTGAAGGGCACGGACCTGTCCGCCGGGATCACCGGATCCGCCGCCCAGGCGCTGGACGAGAGCGACGCATCGGCGCGGGCCGGGCTCCTTGTCGGCGTCGGCACCATCGTGATCATCGTCGTGCTGCTCCTGGTGATCTTCCGGAGCCCGATCATCGCGCTGCTGCCCGTGGTCCTGATCGGCCTGATCTCGCCGATGGCGACCGGCCTGATCGCCTCCGCCAACAAGGCCTTCGACATGAAGGCCGACTCCTCCATCCAGGAACTCCTGACCGTCGTGCTGTTCGGCGTCGGCACGGACTACATCCTGTTCCTGCTCTTCCGCTACCGAGAGGCCCTGCGGGCGGGCGAGGACCCCAAAGGCGGCATGGTGCATGCCGTCGAGCGGGTCGGTGAGGCGATCACCTCGGCGGCCGGCGCCGTCATCGTCGCCTTCGCCGCGCTGACGCTCTCCTCGCTCGGCATGCTGCGCTCCATGGGCCCCGCCCTTGCCATCGCGGTCTTCGTGACGCTGCTCGCCGGGCTCACGCTGGTCCCCGCGGTCGTCTCGCTGCTCGGCACGAAGGTGTTCTGGCCCTCGAAGTCGTGGCAGCGGGAGCCGCAGGGCACCGGGTTCGCCCGGCTCGGCGCGTCCATCGCCCGCAAGCCCGCGATCTGGGCCCTGGTGTCGGCACTGTTCATGGGCGCGCTCACGCTGGGCGCCCTCGGCTACAAGGCCAACTTCGACCTGGCGGGCTCCTCACTGCCCAAGGACAAGGAGTCGATGGTCGCCCTGGACAACCTCCAGAAGGGCTTCCCCGCGGGCACCACAGACCCGACCTCCGTCTACCTCACCTCGACGGACGACGCACCGGTCCCCGCGGCACGCGCAGCCGCCTTCCGCGGCAAGCTGGACGGCGTCGAGGGCGTCGGCGAGGTCTCCGCGCCCCGCCTGAGCCCGGACCGTACGACGGCTTCGTACTCCGTGGTCCTCTCGGACCCGCCCGCATCCGACAAGGCCCTTGCCACGGTCAAGGACCGGCTGCGCCCGCTCGCCCACGAGGACGCGCCGTCCGGGACCGAGGCGCTGGTGGGCGGCACCACAGCGGTGTACGTCGACATCAACAAGGCCGTGGACCGCGACTATTCGGTGGTCTTCCCGGTGGCCGCGCTCGCCATCATGGTCATCCTCGGCCTGCTCCTGCGGAGCCTGGTGGCGCCCTGGTACCTGATGCTGTCGGTCGCGCTCGGCTTCGGCGCGACGCTCGGCGCGACCTCGCTGCTGTTCCAGCAGATCGGCAGCCAGCCCGGGCTGATGTTCATGCTGCCCGTGATCATGTACTTGTTCGTGGTCGCCCTCGGCACGGACTACAACATCCTGATGGTGTCGCGGCTGCGCGAGGAGGCCCGCGAGGGCCGCACCCCGCACGACGCCGCGGGCACAGCGGTCCGGCACTCCGGCCCGACGATCGGCTCGGCGGGCGTGATCCTCGCGGGCACGTTCGCGACACTGATGCTCGCGGGCAACTCGACGCTCTCCCAGATGGGCTTCTCCCTCTCCTTCGGCATCCTCGTCGCCGCCTTCGTCATGGCGATGATCTTCACGCCCGCGCTGACGGCCGTGATCGGGCACGCGGCCTGGTGGCCGGGGCACGGCGACCGGCAGCGCGACGGAGGCGGCGGGGACGAACGGCCGGACGGGGGCGCGGAGTTGGACGCGGACGGGGTGCGCCGGTAG